A genomic region of Papaver somniferum cultivar HN1 chromosome 7, ASM357369v1, whole genome shotgun sequence contains the following coding sequences:
- the LOC113293942 gene encoding uncharacterized protein LOC113293942, giving the protein MLVSQPTPSEPRQPSQRGVNLKAPVDTAPLDDKRYLEDLPPYIRDYVISTHDVTPDGNCGFHVVVQQIGPFTQGAKLYNDNQITYVRQRLLMTLKQKPEFYKTMLSDGDASLEVQLVRFHIRLHGADPTTRDHWMSMSICGHLIAEAFNFVVHYFSRGGSFTYTPKTTICVEKLRHRRVVIALFNNNHFIGLRLKDNCPLPPICGCSYWSGFNPDTMLGWCIMYQYNMEMWKALEESDKIIHGHSVSLG; this is encoded by the coding sequence ATGTTAGTCTCTCAACCTACTCCGTCGGAACCGAGGCAACCAAGTCAACGAGGCGTGAATCTAAAGGCTCCAGTTGATACAGCACCTCTTGATGATAAAAGGTACTTGGAAGACCTACCTCCTTACATTAGAGATTACGTCATATCCACCCATGACGTCACTCCGGATGGTAATTGCGGTTTCCATGTAGTCGTACAACAAATAGGGCCTTTCACTCAAGGTGCCAAGCTATATAATGATAATCAAATCACTTATGTTCGTCAAAGGTTGTTGATGACACTAAAGCAGAAACCGGAATTCTACAAGACAATGTTGTCCGATGGCGATGCTAGTTTAGAGGTGCAACTTGTTAGGTTTCACATTCGTCTCCACGGGGCCGATCCAACCACAAGGGATCATTGGATGTCAATGTCGATATGTGGGCACTTAATCGCCGAGGCTTTCAATTTCGTAGTGcattatttttcaagaggtggtagtttcacatacactcccaaaacaaccatatgtgtCGAGAAACTTAGACATAGGAGAGTGGTGATTGCGTTGTTTAACAACAACCATTTTATAGGCCTCCGGTTAAAAGACAATTGTCCATTGCCACCGATATGCGGGTGCTCTTATTGGTCGGGATTTAACCCCGACAcaatgttgggttggtgcattatgtatcaatataacatggagatgtggaaagcttTGGAGGAATCGGACAAAATCATACACGGACATTCAGTTTCCCTTGGCTAG